The Vicia villosa cultivar HV-30 ecotype Madison, WI unplaced genomic scaffold, Vvil1.0 ctg.000101F_1_1_2_unsc, whole genome shotgun sequence sequence GAgtctttgtggtttcttttgagTACTAGGCTACCTACCTCGAATTCCCGTTTAATGACCTTTGCATCGTGTCGTAGGGTAATTTTTTGCTTGAGCGAGGCTTCGCGGAGTGCGGCCCCCGTTCGGATTTCTTCGACCAGGTCGAGCTCTTCTCTTATTGCCTCGAGGTTGCCTTCTGTTTCAAGGGGTTCTCGGTGCGCCTGGTGGGCACGTGTACTTCGATGGGGATCACAGCCTTTGTTCCATATGTAAGTCGGAAGGGTGTCTCCCCGGTGGTGGGGTGGTGCGATAGGCTCAGAGGACGCTGTGTAATTCTTTGACCCATCCTTTTTTGATCTCATCTAGTCTTCTTCTAATGCCCCTCAGGATCACTCTGTTGGCGGCCTCGGTTTGCCTGTTTGTCTAGGGGTGTTCGACTGACGCGAAGTGTTGTTTGGTTCCTAATTTTGTGACGAACTCTTGAAAGCGACCGTCGATGAACTGGGTACCGTTGTCCGTGATAATGACCAGAGGTACGCCGAAACGGGCGAGGATGTTCCTTTTGTAGAAATGGAGCACGTTTAGGGACGTGATCTTGGCCAATGGTTCGGCttcgatccatttggtgaagtaatcgactGCGACTATGAGGTATTTGTTTTGATTGCTCCTGGTTACAAATGGACCGAGGAGGTGCATGCCCCACCAAGCAAACAGCCAGGGGGGCGACAGAGACTTGAGTTCGTTAGGCGGCGCAAGGTGCATGTCCCCAAAGCGTTGGCATTTGTCGCAATTTTTCACGTATTCTTTGGCGTCGTGCTGCATGGAGGGCCAATAGTATCCGGCCCGGAGTGCTTTCCGAGCGAGGGATCTCCCTCCTAGGTGTTgggagttgattccttcgtgtaTTTCTCGGAGTATGTGGGGAATCGTGCCCTCGTCGATGCATTTGAGGAGGGGTATAGAAAACCCTCGTCTGTAGAGTTGATTTTTGATTAATACGTAGTAGCAGGCTCTCCTCCTGATTGTGGAGGCTTCTTTGGGATCGTGGGGCAGAAGGTCGCTTGTTAAGTAGTTGTATACGGTGGTCATCCAGCAGGACGTGTCCCCGATTGCGTTTACGAGCGTTAGCCCGGGCGAGGATTCGGTGCTAGGTTTTAGTAGTATTTCCTGGATATAGGATTTGTTGCCCCCATTCTTCCTTGTACTAGCTAGTTTTGACAGGACATTCGCTTGAGAATTGTGTTCTCCCGGGATATGTTTTACTTTGGCGCTTTTGAATCGGGCAAGTATTCCGCGCACGAGGG is a genomic window containing:
- the LOC131624059 gene encoding uncharacterized protein LOC131624059; protein product: MAGRMLRWSLELAEFDIKYEGRKALKAQVLADFVAEMAFPETTNNNAQKWTLYVDGASSTSESGAGIILENREGTLIEVSLSLSFPTSNNRAEYEALLAGLRLASDLEAKEIEVFTDSQLVAFHISGEYQVKSETLAEYLTLVRGILARFKSAKVKHIPGEHNSQANVLSKLASTRKNGGNKSYIQEILLKPSTESSPGLTLVNAIGDTSCWMTTVYNYLTSDLLPHDPKEASTIRRRACYYVLIKNQLYRRGFSIPLLKCIDEGTIPHILREIHEGINSQHLGGRSLARKALRAGYYWPSMQHDAKEYVKNCDKCQRFGDMHLAPPNELKSLSPPWLFAWWGMHLLGPFVTRSNQNKYLIVAVDYFTKWIEAEPLAKITSLNVLHFYKRNILARFGVPLVIITDNGTQFIDGRFQEFVTKLGTKQHFASVEHP